One Nicotiana sylvestris chromosome 12, ASM39365v2, whole genome shotgun sequence genomic window carries:
- the LOC138883067 gene encoding uncharacterized protein, producing MNGAVEADNKNNKKILRKMIEKHKQLHEKLSFALLGYCTTVRTSTGATPYMMVYGTEAVIPAEVEISSLRIMQEAELDDAELVKSRFVQLTLIDEKRMNAVCHALFSNATPTIHAVSPDQSRAGQAEPVGI from the exons atgaatggagctgtagaagccgacAACAAGAATaacaagaagatattgaggaaaatgatagagaagcataagcagttgcacgagaagttatcatttgctttattaggGTATTGCACCACCGTACGCACATCAAcaggggcaaccccctatatgatggtttacggtacagaggcagtcattcccgctgaggtagaaatttccTCCCTAAGGATCATGCAGGAAGCTGAGCTTGACGACGCAGAGTTGGTGAAAAGTCGTTTTGTGCAATTAACCCTTATAGAcgaaaaaagaatgaatgcagtttgccatg ctttgtttagcaatgctaccccaacgATACatgcagtatcaccagatcaaagccgagcaggtcaagcagagccagtaGGGATTTGA
- the LOC138883068 gene encoding uncharacterized protein gives MLRKCPHHDIPERIQLYIFYHGLKPSSRNVIDAAVGSSIMGKTTEEALQLLNEISENAIQWPSERVIIKKVATVNQIQGPLPSNTEKNPKENLKAIALRPGTTLDEPYTNKQEKNQSEEQVDKGEMMKREKLDNQFAKFLEISKQTHINIPFTDALLQMPSYAKFLKEIFSSKRKLEEVSMVMLTKKCSAILQNKLPQELGDPDHGEMKYIGVSLQFADQNFIVVEMKECPDEPIIFGKPFLATGREIIDVHQGQLILRVDEERVIFDMPKILRFPEDDTSSSCFSIDMINNLIDEFKNDQLISNSMERCLAKSGTTQDEDPTIRNDAKLLEKDYEEGGMQ, from the exons ATGTTAAGGAAATGTCCACACCATGACATTCCTGAACGTATACAGTTGTACATTTTTTATCATGGGTTAAAACCTTCTTCTAGGAATGTAATAGATGCAGCTGTAGGAAGTTCCATAATGGGAAAAACTACAGAAGAAGCATTGCAATTGCTTAATGAAATTTCTGAAAATGCCATACAGTGGCCATCTGAGCGTGTAATCATTAAGAAAGTTGCTACAGTAAATCAG ATTCAAGGTCCTTTACCAAGCAATACagagaaaaatccaaaagaaaacCTTAAGGCCATTGCCTTACGGCCAGGTACGACTCTTGATGAACCCTATacaaacaaacaagaaaagaatcaatcaGAAGAACAGGTGGACAAGGGTGAAATG ATGAAAAGAGAAAAGCTGGATAATCAATTTGCAAAGTTTTTGGAGATTTCAAAACAAACTCACATTAACATTCCTTTTACTGATGCTTTATTGCAAATGCCTTCATATgccaaatttttgaaagaaattttttcaagcaaaaggaaattgGAAGAAGTTTCTATGGTAATGCTTACTAAAAAATGTAGtgctatacttcaaaataagctaccaCAAGAACTCGGTGACCCAG atCATGGTGAAATGAAATACATAGGTGTTTCACTTCAATTTGCTGATCAAA ATTTCATAGTAGTTGAAATGAAAGAGTGTCCTGATGAACCAATTATTTTTGGTAAACCATTTCTTGCAACAGGCAGGGAAATCATAGATGTCCATCAAGGACAACTAATTTTAAGAGTTGATGAAGAAAGAGTTATTTTTGATATGCCAAAGATACTAAGATTCCCAGAAGATGATACATCATCTTCATGCTTTTCAATTGACATGATTAATAATCTTATAGATGAATTCAAAAATGATCAATTAATTTCTAACTCAATGGAAAGATGTTTGGCCAAATCTGGCACCACACAGGATGAAGATCCGACTATCAGAAATGATGCAAAATTATTGGAAAAAGATTACGAGGAAGGAGGCATGCAATAG